ATTTTACACTTTTAGAAATGGGCTTTTTCATTTCAACAGTCATGATATCTATGTCAGAAACATGTAAGCGGTAATCCTCATTGACTAGCGTCCTCTCACACTGATATCAGCACATCACTCAGGACTATACAGCATGTGAATTTGACATAACTGTTTAATATTCAAAAGCCAAGCTGATAAGGTTTATAACGTGTCCCCGTCACTTTTCAAACCCTTCCTACATTCCTGCTCAATTTGAACACCAATTGCGAGCAAATCAAAAAGCCCTTAGACAAAGAGCACACAATAACACAAGTTTAAGCTGTCATCGCATTCTGTCAactcaaataaagaaaaacaatatttaagattACCCTGTTCACAGTTCTCAGCCTCTCTGGCGAGTAGGgtaagcatttgagaaaactgcaGTCATTGTAGATTCACTCATGCGTGTTGTGTTATTGCAGAAAGAGCTCGTCTTAATCAATTTTTATTCCCCTTATTCTCATTTAGTCACTGTTTAATACATAGTGGATAATGTTTGTGATAATATACAGCTCTTTTCAACAGATGCCTTACAGATCCCAGCATTATGCAATTTTCACTGCTAATGTAATACCAAAGCAAATGCAGCAGCCTTAAGGTAATACTGAAATGCCTACACCTTGTTTGTCTTGTCACGATAAAGTAATGCCCTACCTACCAAAAGCTCACAGAATGTCAGATTACCATCTGATTAACTGGAATTACGGTGAGTAAAACAATTACAGTGCGTAACGCAGCCATACGGTCAAAAACCAACAAGGGAGCATGTCTGCAGAGCTTTTCGCCTGTGCCGAGGTTCACAGGCGGCTGCGAAACCACAGCTGCCACCTCACAATGAACAGACAGTTCAAGTCCCCTGCCAATGAAAATAACCAGCACCCTCCCCACCTGTGACAATTACTCACATTTAAACCAGTGGTGAACAGACTGCGGGGAACATGTAGCCGTGTCTGGGGTAGAGAATTTCGGTAGGTTTCTCTCACATTCAAACCgttgacacaaacacaaagcgTGTTTTCACATCTCGTCATGTCACACTGAACTTGTTGTGTAAAACACTATTAGATAAGTCGCATTGGAGGCTGTATAAGTTAAATTACATAGACTGGTCATGTCTGAAGATACCAACATTGACGTGGATTGATGGATGTGGAATTCAttcatttcagaaataaatttagATGCAGATATATGCTATGCACAAGAAAAACTCTCAAATCTGTGAGGAGAGTGAAGAAACACGTGCCGGTTTTCTTGATTTGTGGATATCTTCAGTAGCaatttttcttgattttcatATTGATATCATTAAAGATATCATATtgacatttacgcatttggcagaaacgtttatccaaagcaacttagaGTGCACTTATGTATATTTATCAGTATTTCCTCTACAGTGTTTGAATTGTGTCAACGCTCTTGGGGGGGTCCCCTAACCAACCAAAAAATCAACTGCCAGGAGAAGCATCAATAGTTTTGATCACAGTTTTGACCATATTTCACGCATAAATGTCTCTAAAATGTAGATAATTAATTAAAAGATGAGGTAAAGATTGAGAgatatatttctttctttttttgcagtgaCTTTGCTATCTATCTTGCTGTTTGCTTATTTCTTTTGcattgtgcattttttattccattccattccattttctaccgcttatctgaactacctcgggtcacggggagcctgcgcctttctcaggagtcatcgggcatcaaggcaggatacaccctggatggagtgccaacccgtcgcagggcacacacactcactcattcactcacgcactcacactctacggacaatttttccagagatgccaatcaacataccatgcatgtctttggaccaggggaggaaaccggagtacccggaggataTGCccaaggcacggggagaacatgcaaactccacacacacacaagtcggaagcgggaatcgaacccccaaccctggaggtatgaggcgaacgtgctaaccactaagccaccatgCTTTCTTGCTGAGATTTCACTTTTTGTACAATCTCTTTAACTCATTGATATcaataagaaaaatgtatgatgactttttttcttactatttgagattttcctttccttttattttattttattttcatttttatttatttattttcttgtcctttgttttttatattattgtaatgcaGTCCTGTTACATttggaatattaataaaaaaattccttAGACCGATCAACTGATCATGTTGATCAATTCTATGaaaataatgtacagtatatatataagaaCCAATGCAGAATAAGAAAAactaatgtcattcctttgggcGAAAGCAGTAGGGTTGCGTTCTTGTCAGAGTGGGAGCTCATGTTTGCGGAAGGGAGCGCAATATAACCTCTTGGGAATGCAAAAGTTTTCtgaaggaaagaaaaatattgaaacacaCTGTTCTTGGGAAAAGCATGTAAAATATTTTCGCTCCCTTTCCTACTTTTTCCAACACGTGTATGTCTCTTTAGTTGCTTCTTTTAGTctcgcgattaatcgcgattaatcatttttagaataaaatttgtgtttacgtaatatatgtctgtgtactgtataaataatttagcattcataaaatgtttattcatttttatatttttattacatttatattatctGTATGTCGTGTACACCTGTATGTCCTGGTTTTTCCTCCACATTGCTGCATCATTTTAGAGTTAAAAAGTAAGTACATGTCTGTAACAAATAAACATGCTGAAGTGTTTTACGCTTTACTAATGCACAGTACATGGATATAAggattttcagatgtttttgtgTGGAGGAGCATCAtctaaaaaatactttttgtgtggacgaagaatgtttttaaacattttttttttaaatcatccgGTGTGGACGTAGTGTGGACGTAGTCTCAAATTAAAAACTGGCACAGCCTAGCCCATCTCAACCCATGCTTCAAACACaataacaagaaacaaaaatcaAAGTTAAAAAGCAAGTAATCTTTTTTCCAATTCAACCGTTCAAACTCCTTGCAAAGTTATTTTCATGGCAGCCTGACAAcgtgaaaaaaactttcatttaatttttcttCCTACCTGTTTCCATTTTGTGCATGCAGCCCGAGCATCCTGCATTGTACGAGCAGGCTCTGTTAGCGATGGGTTGTGTGGGTCTGTAAGCGTAGCCGCTGAGCCGGCAGCGTTCTCCATAGCAGGTCCCCACAGAATTACAATATGCCGGATGAGGGATCCCTGTAGGATGGGACACTGAAGAGGGAATCAGTTTGGGTCTCTGGACCCCACTAGGGCACATTGTCAGTGCGGTCACAGAAGAGGGTGCGTGGGTTCCCGGATTGGAACTAACAGGAAGCGTCGGAGTCCCGTGATGAGCGATGTGGACATAGTAGCCAGGGTAACAGGGATAAGGATGGGCACCAATGGGCATTCCTGGATGTGTGAGGGTATGAGGAGCAGGAAGAAATCCCTTTAGAGAATGTTCGTCTGTTTCTGGGTAGGTTTTCTGACCAAGGAACAGGGCTAGTCTGTGGCAGTACTCGACTGATCTCTCCTGGGTACAGCAGTAATATGGTTTTACTTCAGTCTCTGTTTTTTCTTCCTTCACAGGCTTCAGGGGGTATCCGAGCATGGATCTGCACTGATATCCGGGGCTAATGAATCCATGGCTTCCTGTTTTCCCCTCCCAGTGGAGGGCTTGCTTCTCACAAAGGCTGCAGCACTGGTGCGATACTTTCAGCTTGGACTGACAGGGCAAATTGTGCTGCTGTTTACGTGACTTAGCCTGAAGTTGTTTTCCTCTGACTCCTCCGCTGCTCGGTTTGTTGTCTGTTTTACCTCTGCGTTTTACTCCCGCTGACAAGCTGGTCAGCTTTAGCAAGGCTGCCGCGTTTAAACCCGCAAGCCGTTTTGGAGTGGGAGCATTGAGAGTTTGCAAATCCATACCCTCAGTCTTCGCTTTTTTCTTTGGGTTTCTACACGGGACTGATTCTCCAGCGTTCGAGCGCTTTAGGTTGCCTTGCCGTTTTCTAGTAGAATCATTAACTTTCAGTTTATATTTAGTGTGAGAGCCGTCACCTTTTGTCTGTTGTTTCTTCTTTGAAGGTTTTGATGTCTGTTTGGGGTCTTCTCTGTCCAACAGCAGACTGTTAACAGCTTCTGCATTCAGAGAGGCAAGTCGCCTCTGGCGAGGTTCTGGGATAAATTCTGTGTATAAGGCAAATTTATCTGGTTTCACTTTGCTTTTTGGTTCAGGTGCTGACCGGCAAGATTTACAGGCTTTTTTGCGACACTTGCAGATTTTTGCCTTTCCTTGCATTTCCTTCGCCTGCTTTCCTTCAGTCTTACGCAGAGCCTTCATGCTGTTCTTACAAGTGTCACTTTCGTCCAAACGTCTTAGTACGACACAACAGTTAAGCGTGCTTACTTCACCCAATCCATGTCTTCCTCTGAGGGGGTACAGCTTAcggtctctctctgtgttcttcCCTTTTATCTCCTTACCTTTTCCTCTTTTGGAAGGGCATGTTTTGGCCTTCTTTTGCATTGGGCGCTCTGGCCAAGTTGTGTCCATAGTTTCAGCATGTGTCTGACAGCTCACCTGGTCCACAGATTCACTCTTATATCCACAGTTCCTCTGTCGCGCATGGGTCAACACACTGTGCCATGCAAAACCTATAgagcaaatataaaacatgttcaATTTCCACAGAAGCTGTAACCATAACCATAAAATACATAGTGTGTACAGGAACTATTATGACTTCCATAGCCTTTGCAAATTCATATTAATGTGTCTGGCTATGTGAAATAATATTGAGTAATTGGCACAAATGTGGCCCTCTCTTTACGTCTCTAATTTGGTTGCTGGACTggtaacattttaaagcattttaattgGGTAGGGAATAAAGCAGTTACTAAACGGCGAagatgaaataaacatttacatatttaatgagCATCTGTTGTCTTGGCCTTTTGCAACAAAAATCTTTCGACCTGAATAAACAAACTGCATATATCACTTAAAGGAAAGGTTCAtctcaaaatataaattgtgttattttttattcaacataaatCGCTCCAGGCGTCTTCGgaagacaaataaagatattttaggtgacatccgaaAGATTTCAAGGCCTCCacagacatcatggttatagttgttgtcaaggtccagaaaagtcaTCGTTATATTGGTCCATCTGCTCATAGtgaaaaatattcaatttataataggctcaattaattttttttgaagCGACGAGAATACTTAATGTGCGAAAAAAAAAGAACTAACGACTTTAATCGATATATTCTCCTATGTattgtcagtctatggtgcaCTTTCACAAGAGCACTTTGACGCATGCGCATTCGGTAGGGGAAGACGTCGGCATTCTGACTGACAATACGGAAGcacaactgtttgtttacaagcaggAGCTCACTGCCTCTGATCTTCGCAAAATGTCTGACGATTTCGATAATAAGTAAGACTTGCACTTTTTTGTGTGAACGCGCACCAAAGACtgacaagacagaggagaatatatcgACTCTGGTCGTTTTTTGggtttgttttttgcacatacaAAGTATTGTTGTcgcttaaaaaaattaaattgatcCACTTTGAGCggaccatgatgtctatgatgaggcctggaaatctctcggatgtcacctaaaatatctttatttgtgttccaaagatggcaggaggtcttaaaacatatgtacgtcatgtgggtgagtaaaaaataacacaaatttgattttgagattaacttttcctttaaggagtcgcttttaatattttatcttaACCGGCTAAAACACTTTAGATTTCGACTTGTTCTTCTCACTcatctttaataaacaaatatccACTACAACTTGGAAGacatttcaattaaataattCCTTTAGCACATATATACATAAGAAGCGCAAAATGGGattatgttttctttacaaGATCTTGTACACTACCATAGTTGTGTCTATAATTCAAATGTATGAGGATGCAATGGCTCATAcataattataaacagagaaaaaagtataataatattacattgtGTATTAACTATCAAAGTGTCTTGTGAGTCAAACATGTTTCCTGTTTACAATGACGTCCCACATTATTTTAGAGGAAGTAACAATGGTTCTTTATTACTTCTATTTGCTTGTTGCGTGTTTTTTAATCGTCGGGAGGTTGGTAGGTTTAGGGTAAGAGATGGGTTAAGTgctctaaaatatatattattttaaataaaagtacaaataatacCTATATATAAAATCTTTTCATAGTGCATATAACTGAATTTGTCATATTTTGCCTAAAAGAGGCAAAGTGTGACACTGATATGCATTTTCGAGTGGACCAGCGTATTACATGCTTTGGGGTGACACTGGGTTGCAACAGTGTCTTACATGGTTGTGCTccgaataaaaaaatatttgtttcatgcAATTTTTCTGCCATAAGGACACTTCTAAATTGaaaaaagtatgtttgcactcaagtgtgtgtctgtcatgCTCCGACATCAGTCCGATGAGACAATGATCACAAAAGAAATCTCCTCAAGATAAGAAATCTTTCAGATGACATTTTGAATCACATTCAACCACACTTTCAACACAAGTCCAACATTTGCCCTGAACCTATTGATTAAACAGAGGGCAGGTCAGCAGACACATCTCTGTATGAAACTTAACTCTCACTGCTTTGACCTATCGACTTGTTTTAGAGATGCTATTTTTAAccatgattttcattttatgttttgtatcatTATTACTATCACATTGTTCGTCCATATTACTCAGATCTTagaaaaaatctgaataaatggcCATGCTAGAAATGTGTGAATAGATTCATTTATTCATGGGCTCAGTTATTAAGTTTGACAGCTGCTGTATTTGAAACTCCATCTGTCAAATAAAAGAGGTCATCATCACCATCCGTCAAACTCAGAGGCAGAGCTCTCCTTTACATCCAACTGAGCGAGTTCAGCACCCTTGAAAGAAAGAGTTTTTGCCAGACTCCTAAAACTAAATTTTATAATATGGACACAGAGAAGCATTTTAAATGACAGCTGTAGCATTCTCTCATTCCTCTAACTATCCTCTTTAGCTGTCCCACTGCTCCTtaccatttaaaataattcagcCACGTCAGATGAAGAGAGCGATCTATTCTGCGGCTAAACTAGCCActaaaggttttttttatatattctgcATTGACTGACCCacattgaaatgtaaaataaccaaacaacaacgTTTACAGAAGCTCAACATTCAAACACAATGTCATGATTCAACTTTACTCTTTTCTTTTTGCTTGAAAGGTCAATATCGTCTGTTTTAGTTTCTAAGCAAAACAGTTACTACAACTTAAACCTGACGTGTATTTATAAATGAGAAACTTTTTAAATCGCCTAACCTTTGAAAGCCCCACCACAACACTAAATCAACTGCGTAATTATGTTTACATCACGAATGACTTGATCTGGAGGCACGTGGgtctaataaaataatatacaaactgCTGTACATCCAATTGAGTGACACAACCCAAACTCCCCAGTGTGATGTGGCCGGTGCATGAATAGTTGGCATCGGGTTCAAGACTTTGTGGAAAACTAAAGGTTTCCTTTCTAGTTTAGGGAGAAAGCATATGACTGCTGCCTATGAATTAACACCAAGTCGTTTTTTTGAGGTGAGGTATCAGCCCATGACTTTCTGGCGACTAACCGGTTTGCCATCTGGCGTTTCGAGCGTAAAATGAAAACGTTGTAGAGAAATTGACGTTTCAGCGTTTCCGTCTGCGCTTTAACACGTTACCTGGCACAAGATGAGAAGAAAGAAGTTTCTCGGATCTCCGTGTACATCTAAATTCACCCCCAACTCACTCACTGTAAAGAAGAAATACATGTTGTTCTCCACTGCAGATATGGGAAACGGGGTGTGTGGATTCAACAGacttgaaagaaagaaacacgACTAAAAAAATGTACAGCGCAGTCTTTTCCAGCGCGATTAAAGTCATCCTGGATAAAGGCGACAAGCGCGTGCTGGAGGTGTATGATGATGAGGAGCTCGCGCAGCTCATAGGGCGTATCACACGCTAAAAATCCACCTCAAAGCAGCGCTCTTTGCCTCACATCCTACGATAAATGCCACCGCATACCTCGACCCAGCTGTGTAACTAAACCAGCACGGTCAACTCGAACACGACTCATTAACGTCAGTGCTGAAAATGACACTAAATGACCGACCGTGACAATCAATAGCGAAGCGGAGCTCGCTCGGTCGGTCCCTACCGAACTGCCAAATTTCCC
The sequence above is drawn from the Triplophysa dalaica isolate WHDGS20190420 chromosome 15, ASM1584641v1, whole genome shotgun sequence genome and encodes:
- the bahd1 gene encoding bromo adjacent homology domain-containing 1 protein, with the protein product MDTTWPERPMQKKAKTCPSKRGKGKEIKGKNTERDRKLYPLRGRHGLGEVSTLNCCVVLRRLDESDTCKNSMKALRKTEGKQAKEMQGKAKICKCRKKACKSCRSAPEPKSKVKPDKFALYTEFIPEPRQRRLASLNAEAVNSLLLDREDPKQTSKPSKKKQQTKGDGSHTKYKLKVNDSTRKRQGNLKRSNAGESVPCRNPKKKAKTEGMDLQTLNAPTPKRLAGLNAAALLKLTSLSAGVKRRGKTDNKPSSGGVRGKQLQAKSRKQQHNLPCQSKLKVSHQCCSLCEKQALHWEGKTGSHGFISPGYQCRSMLGYPLKPVKEEKTETEVKPYYCCTQERSVEYCHRLALFLGQKTYPETDEHSLKGFLPAPHTLTHPGMPIGAHPYPCYPGYYVHIAHHGTPTLPVSSNPGTHAPSSVTALTMCPSGVQRPKLIPSSVSHPTGIPHPAYCNSVGTCYGERCRLSGYAYRPTQPIANRACSYNAGCSGCMHKMETEDYSYPLDDHSSSISIPPTLPLSICPISNVPPPTPPVPHLQTPLPDPGRPQVQIRVGRECPQRAKPPSGSRSGVRESAVCPHIKDGQLGTVHGSTAAKQSKINRRRATNGWLPVGVATEKDVFIVGEESTSLRRCYEGVQRDGEVIRVRDTVMLRSGPRKKSLPYVAKVSAFWDDPESGELMMSLFWYYRPEHTQGGRNPSMHCENEIFASRHQDENSVACIEDKCYVLTLAQYCRFCALVKCREEGYPRRSPLVPPSNYKIPAHRCVPSDVDPELVFVCRHVYDFRYGRLLKNLQ